The segment TACAACAGGTATCTAATGAATGTCATTGAAAACATCTGGAGTGCTTGCCTCCCTTCCCGGAAACATGCTAGAACCTTCGACCCACTGGCCAGTAAGAGCAACTAACCTAAAATAATGCCCTTCCCTCATTGTCTCTCAAGGTCTTTTAGGAGGGTGGTTAATCTAGCTGTATTTCCTCTTCCTGTTCTGGCTGCAGGGAGGGACAAGATGAGGTGAAAGGAGGCACCATCTCCAAGGTCGGCTGGAGCCATAGCAGAAGTGCAAATCCTGTTCCAGCTCCTGCCACTTCATACTACAAGCTACTTTCTAAGTCCTTTTTTCAGTTACCTGCTCAGCCATCTGCCAGCATCCAGCCAGCTATGAAGCATGAATGAGATGGGTTCTAGTATCTCCCCATCTTGGACTAGGAATGCCCACCTCCCCTATCCCCAGATCCCCAAAACACCAGAGGGGACAATAGAACCATCCTACATCTGCCCACAGAACTTCCAACTGCCTTGGGTCATCCAAGGGGATGTCGTGTCACATTGTTTTTCCAAAAAAAACTAGAAGAGCTTTAATCTCACCTGGCTACAAGAGGAAGGCTAAATGGGATTTTCATGATAAAGTGTAGGCAACCTGAATTCTTTGGTGAACTCAAGTTGACAGACTTTTCATCCCGTGGGATTTTTAGGCAAAGTCCCtgctgaaattttttattttcttaaactggAGGCATTTCCTTGAACTGAATGTTTTagggctctttttctttttccagaaaccCAACCAGAAATAAGCCCCAAAGAGGGATTTATTGGAAATAAAATGTTAGCCCAGAGAATTAAGGAAGTACTACAGGAACTAGATTACTTTGGGGACTCGTGGGCTGGAACCAGGAACTCAGATActgtctctcctcttcctcaggGACAGGCAGCTCCAGCATCACAAGCTCTCAGCTAAAGCACTTCTCTTTCCTGGATTCAGCTTGAGAGAGCTCTGGGAGAAACTGGCCAGGCTTGGGTCATGTCCCCACCTATTGGACCACTCACGGTAGCCAGGAATGGATAGGGTAAGATCTTATGCTTGGCTCTGTGTGGATTATGTGTCCACCCTGTGGCCAGGGAGAAGTGATCCATTTTCAGAAGAATAGGGTATCATACAGATGGGCACTGGAGAAATCAAGAGCTAGGCAGCCATGTAATTTGTTTCCCCCTTTGGTGAAAATGCTTCAAaattccattatttaaaaaatgaagtaatatCCCAAAGAGTCATTGCTGACTCTTTCCAGGGAGGCTGCAATTTCCCCAACCATCATGACTACTGCAGCTTTTAAGTAGATGGTGAGGATCCTGGGAACTGCATAACCTGTTCATATGGCCTAGGAGCCCACCAAAGCATGATTACTGTTAGCCTAGGCTTACGTCCAGGGAACTTGCTTGGACTTCTTTGTACATCTCTCATCCATACTCACCATTTAAGTAAAAAGTCCCTGAACATCTGCCTTCTCTGTACTCTTAGGCCTTTGTACATCTTCTCTCATTTAATTCCGACAATATTCTTGAAACATAGgcattattatccacattttataatTGGCAGGGGAcaaagaaactaaggcacagagaggttaagttgtcCCCAGGAAGAATTCTCCTTTGGGATTGCTCTCCTATCTCCTCTCCTGTCTCCACTCCCCCGCAGGCTCATTCACTaatttcactagtttgttttacaAAACAAATGCTCCCACACATTTGATCCAATCACAGAACATTCCTTCCACTTCTTTGGCTGACTTGTTCCAAAAGAACTGGTTCTCCTTCAGCCTTACAAAAAGAAGACTCTCGCTCTTCACATTCAGCACCTCAGTCAGGATGTGGGATCAGACTTCAGATCATTGTGCCCCTGTATTTATTCTTTGAGAAAAGTGATGTGTCCAATTTATCCATGATTATGTTAGCAGATATCATACTGAATTGCtgtttttctattatttgtcTCCATCATTAGACTGTAATCATCTTAAGAGCTGGGACTGCAAACCTTGGACATAACAGTTACTCAGTAtgtgaattgaatgaatgaatgattaagcaaatgaatgaatgatgaactAAAGACCATGGGGTTCGGTATCAAAaaatctgggtttgaattctgtctCTATCACTTACTCTCTGAGCGACTTGGgacaacttaacctctctgtgcattAGTTTCTTTGTTCCCTGCCAactataaaatgtggataataatgcCTATGTTTCAAGAATATTgtcagaattaaatgagagaGGATGTACAAATGCCTAGTACTATGTAGGGCATATAGAAGAACTCTGTAAATAGCAGCTTTAAAAAGGAGATGTTAAAAGACTTAACAAAGACAAGTGGAGGGAACTCGTTGGCCAAGGTTCATGACTTGGACCTCTGGAAAGGGAATATACTGGATACCTTCAGGGTCAAAGGTAGTTGGGAAAATGGCATAACAAAGAAAACCATGGCAGAAAGGAACCAAAAGTCATTATTGCTAAACTGAAATTTCTCTGAGAAGAGTGATATACCAAATTTATTAATGTATACTTAGCATCTATCACTGCACCATACattacaaatgtttgttgaataaatcagTGAATGAGTACTGATTAGGATCTTTTGAGATTCTTAACCTTGACAAGTGATCtatgaatttaatatttaaaataattttaatgtagaagagatatataaaatattcctaatgtagaaaatgtatttaatcaaCAGATTTCATTGAGCATCCATTATGTGCAAGGGACTTAGGTACAAAGAGAGGGGAAAGCATCCATAAGCTCATCCTCAAGAAACAACTGCTATTAACATCTTgagtatttttcctcttttcttttcttaggaGACATATTCTGTGAATTCACTTTACTACATCAGACAACCATATATGATAATCagcaaataaaattttcaatGTATGTCTGACCCTTTTATTTAAATGAAGAGGACTATTCTAATTTTCTAGTCACTTGCCTCAACTTTTCAAGTTCCATTTCAGTGTATGAAAGCTTGAAATTTAAGGAAAAGTGAAGAAGAGATGTGAgggggaaattaaaaataagtttcactcacatttttaaattcactttcatAAACCCTAAATAACCTACaatttaagttattaaaattttagttcAGGAGATTTTCCCAGCCTTTTGCTGGTGAAAGCTTTCCCTGATAGACAGATTCAGGATTTGGGACAGGAGATCCTGGTCTTTGAGGCCAAAGCAAAAATCTCAAACTCTTCTTTCAGATCTATTTTGCTCCAAGTGAAAcctgaagcatttaaaaatccATCCATGTATAATAACACCCCAGGCTTTTTTCTTATCATCATGACTTGAAAAATTAAGTCTGAACACAGACATAACAGTGATTGCAGGAATAGCTAACTCTTTTTACTCTGTGCTTAAGTTTTCAAATCATTAAGATCAttctaaattttaactttttaatcttgCTTTTTTCAATTATCTTTCAAACACAAGTATTTCCATGCCATTAAATTACCTATAAACATGATAATATTTAATGTctacataatattctattatatgaaaatatcataattttcttaaaatgttctcttttttggacattttggtttccaaCTTTTAGCCGTTATAAACCACACTTTGAGCAGaactttttctttcagaaaaatggTCTTTCTTTCAGCAAAGATCTCCCCCAGACGGACAATCATTAGTTCAAAAGGCATAAAGGCGTTTTAAGTTTTCAATACATCAATTGACTTTTACCATGGTATAAGAGAGCACCTATTTCACTATACCCTTACCAGTCCTGGGTCATcttaaaagaaggggaaaattttTGACTAATTTGATAGATGAAGTGATATCTAATGTTAACTTATATTTATTGGACACCTGATAGGGTTCAATTCTTGGCCATTTCTGTCCCCTCATCTGTGAATTcaattgtttatttctcttttaagatGTTAATGCTTTATTGATTTGTACAGGctctttgtaaaaatataaatctgtTGTCTGTCATATTTATGGtggatatttttctctatttgaaTTTTGCCTTCAACATCCATTCAACATATAATTATCTGAGTCTCCCCAGGGCATTGGTCTAGTCATCAAGGATGAAACAGACACAGTTCCTGCCCCTAAGGATCTCAGAGTTTAACAGGGGAAGGCAGGGGAGTAAATGATGAGTGCAGTAAGGCTTTCAGATGCTCTGTTGGAAGTACAAATAGGCTAGAGTGGTTGCACTAAAAGAGGTAAGTGATCACATCTACCCTTAGGGGCTAGGAGAGGTCTCACAAGAGGAGGTGATTCTTACCTAAGTATAAAATGCTGAGTAAATTACTGGAGCCGCAAGGGACAAAGTGGGAAAAAGCATTCTAGGCAGATCGAACACCTACAGACAGGGCCTGCTAGGGAAATGTCAGTAGCTGGTGTTGGACTAGGGAATAAAACGAAAACATAAAGCAGGTCCTGaggaggaaggggctggagggACCTCAGAgtcacacaatattttaaattatatataacttTAGATGTTTAAGTCAAATTAAGTGTTACCTTATTCATCTCTTACATAATATTTAAGCTAAGAAAGTCCTTCCTGACCCAGAACTTTAATGcttccctttattttcctctagttcccatttttaattctttgttttcattttagtctTTACATTTACCtgtttaatccatctggaattgacTTTGGTGTGTATAAGGTAAGCcttatttgaatctttttttctgttttaatgtttATCACGTCTATATTGTCCATTAAGCTTTCCTCTGTAACCCTACTGTGCCAGTGGGTAAAACAGGGAGTGCTGAATGGCTAATAAAATGTATTCCCAGTTGGGGACAATGCttcaggaaacaaaagaaatttctctGGGGTCTGCTCTTTCACTGAGGTGTGTTAAACACTACAGGTACAAACTCACAGACATTTAGGATCACCGCTCTCAGAGTACTACTGCTACCTTGTATTTATAGATTGCAAATTTTTTAAGGAGCCAACCCTTTCCACAGAGAGGACTTTATTCTCATGACCAGtgaagcagggagagggaagaggaatatGTCACCACTGCTTGATTTGTTTACTCCCACAAGAAATTATGTGGAGTCAGGCTTCTTCCCTTGATGCTGGCTGGAAATCAAGTGGCTTGGCATCTCTGTACAGAAcaggccagacactgtgctgagaGCTGTGACTGGTTAGAAAGGCAAGTATAACCTGACCAGATTGGTTCTGGACTCACCGGGGTCCCCCTGTTGTTACTTCACAGCATTCTGAAGACCTGTCCACCAATCACAGGGCTCCTTACTGGGTGAAAAAACAACTGCTAGACATTGCCAGGAGTCCCTAGCAACACTGCGGCTTTTGAAATCTGGAGAGGGAGGCTGTGCAGTCAGCCGATAGTAGAGGAGAGTGTTGATGCTTCAGGAAGAGACGGCTCTCAGGATGGACACCCCACCCTCTGAGGAACCCTtagataagcaaaacaaaaaactagaaaacCAGGAAGAGGAGATGGAGTTTAAGGAACTGGATGGTCTGAGGGAAGCCTTGGCAAACCTCCGGAGACTGTCCGAGGAGGAGAAGAGTGAGAAGGTGATGCTATACTCCCGCATCCAGGAGCAGTCCCAGCTCATCTGCATCCTGAAGCGGAGGTCAGACGAGGCCCTGGAGCGCTGCCAGATTCTGGAGCTGCTCaacacagagctggaggagaaGAGGATGCAGGAGGCTGAGAAGCTGAAGGCCAAGAGCGAGCAGGCCCAGAGGCTGGAGGAACGCTTTATGATCCTGGCAGCCAACCATGAGTTGATGATCCGCTTCAAGGATGAACACAAAAGTCAGAACATCAAGCTGAGAGAGGAGAATGAGAGGCTGAGGATGGAGAATGACCACCTCTTCAGCCAGGCTCTGAAGGACCAGGAGGCCAAAGTATTGCAGCTCACTGACCGGAGTGAGGCCCTCACCGAGGAGCTGGAGTCTCTGAAACAGAGGAGCGCTCAGGAGGCCTGCCAGGCCCAGGCCCGAGAGAAGAAACTGCTGGAGCTGTGCCAGAGCCAGCAGGCCTGCGCCCACACCAAGGACACAGAGCAGCTGCACAGCCAGCTGCAGAGCCTCAGGCAGCAGCACCAGCAGGCCATGGAGCGGATGGCTAAGGCTGAGCAGGCACACAGCCAGCTCAACCGGGAGCTGCAGGCCAGGCTGCAGGCCGTCACTTGTGAGAAAGACGAGCTGCTGCAGCTGTCCATGGAGAGGGGCAAGGTGCTTCAGAACAAGCAAGCAGAGATCCGCCAGCTTGAGGAGAAGTTGGAGACGGCTGATGTGGCCAGGAGGCATGCACTAGAGAGGTTTGAACAAGAGGCAGTGGCCGTGGACAGTAACTTGAGAGTCCGGGAACTCCAGCGCAGGGTAGATGGTATCCAGAAGGCCTACGATGAACTCAGGCTGCAGTCTGAAGCCTTCAAAAAGCACAGCCTGGATCTTTTAAACAAGGAGAGAGAACTCAACGCCAAACTCCGCCATCTCTTTCCATAAGGAAGTTTCTGGCTCCTCTGGCCTCCAATTTAGAAATCAAGTATTTGTGCCTTGTGGCAAGAGTAAAGATGGGATTCCATTTATTCTACTTTTAAGTACAAGAGACCACTCAAAGAAAAACTACTTTACTATGATATTGTTGTTGCCATTGTCAGGATAACACTAATTTTCAGTCCTACCACCTAGAATACATGAGATTTACCAAATTTGTTTCTGTGCCTTTGAAATCTTCCTAAGTTTACTATCACTATCTCCACCTCCCCCATAACTTATTCATTCTCAACCTCAGATATCTTCATGTGtcctaagttttaaaattagCAGCCGTTATGGACTTGAGTGGATCTTAAAAGTGCAATGGGATGTGTtactgtgaaaagaaaaaaatagcataatTAGCCCTTGTAGATAGGTAGCCTTGTAATCTCCCGTAGTTGAGACTGCTATAACAGTTAATAGTATATTAATAGCATGGATAACTTGCAGAAAAGTGTCTGATTTTTGCAACGGGCCAAACAGTTGCTTGCTTCACCTGCTTTATGGCAGTATcctttctattttactttatttgcaCTAGATTGGAGAACAAGAATTGAGCTCATTAAATTCTTTTCCAAAGTAGGCAAACTTTATTATAGTCAGTCTATACGAGCAGTAAGAATCAAGTAAGTAAAACCAacccattttaatttttcctgcaAGCTTAGATCACATTccattttcttggtttttctccttaataaAAATAGGATTTAGAGGTACAAAAAAGCAAACATCAGTAGTTTCATTTAATATTGCACAATATGCTAATTAGACAAAAGTCCCCAGTTTGGGGTAATAGGTCATAGCACACTGGATATGATACATATAGCAACACATAGTGATTGTTGTGTTTCTAGTAACATACTTTCTTgcaactttttccttttattaaaaaacccATCTAAatggaatgtatatatgtatacttacatCATTTTTGTAGGAATACTTAAATGTGTAATGATAAAAACAGATAAtagctattatatatatttatgcaaagTTCTTAAAGAGGTAGATGTAAAACTACACTTTATGTAGTTTTAATTAATTTCCCTGTATTTAGTTGACATAGAAGCATTATTATGAATACTTCCCAAAATAGACTGCAGTGTAGTATTTTTCTCACCCATTTAGTGCCAAGAGTTACCTAATgatttgaatttattaaaaaatgttacttggtaccttttaaataaacaattttaagcATCACTTGCCTTAcctaaagcaatttttaaaacctgttttctcacagttctattAAGATTGTGCTATTAAATACAAATTCCAAGGATCCACCTTGCTGTCTTGAAAGGACTATTTACTTCCTCTTACACATGACCAAGAATCAGAATCTATATAGGAGCTGATCAAGGTTACCCTTTACTGAGTCCATACTATTTATCATTGTGCTGAAGCACTTTCaatgtattgttttatttaatccttagcACCACTGAAGAAGCTAATagtgttcatttctgtttcaaaTAAGAGGAAGCTGAGTTTcagtaatttgctcaaggccaGTTAGTCACTGGGGAGCCGGGATTTTGATGACAACATCACACTGAAAGATATATTGACTATCTACTGAGTACCAAGCTCTGGCGGTGGGCACTGAGAATAAGCATAAAGAAGCATGTTTTCTGCCGTGGAAGAGCTCCCACACAGTCTAGCCCAGGGGCAAAAGAGCAGTCACATCCAGTGTAATGTGTTTTCACAAGGGGTGTTATGAGATCACAGtgggtaaaacacacacacacacacacacacacagagttaaaaGCCTGAGGGTAAGTGTTGGGATGGTAGAGAGGACTGCCGGGGGTGACTAACACAGAAGTTGATATATAAGCTGGTTCTTAAATAACTGGTACAATTTTATCAGGTGTTGAAAAGGGAGAAAGATTTCAGCATCGTGTAGAAAGTcacagaggtttttaaaaatgtccagaATACTTGGAAATCATAAGTAGTTGGGAGGAGGTGCGGAGAAGCATCTCTACagataaaaagaagagaagagaggcgGGAGGAGACTGGCAAGTGCACAAACAGGAGCCAGAGACGAGCCCTGCTCCTCCTCGCATGCAGGTTCAGGCGGATTTGCGAAAAGACTCGTGCGCATGCGTGCCAGCATCTCTTcccgccccctcctccaccctcgcTGGCCCGTGCAAGCTCCGCCCAAACAGCTGTCGGGGTCGGGTGATGATCTCTCCCATTCAACTTTTGTGCCTAGCCTtcgaggaggaggaagaggctcCTGGGCAAAGGCCAAACGGGTCCTGAGGGCCATTTGAGCAGGGAATTCTGGGATCCTCGTACAGGAGTGTGGGCTAGCAGAGGACTGGCCACCTGGGCTCTTCATTAGGAGGGAAGGGTGCGTCTGGAAGAGCATGGGGGATGGGTAAGGTGCATGCTCCCTAAAATGTGGGCGCAAAGAAAGGGTCTCAGTTGCCCGGGTCTAAGGACAATGCTGTTCAGTCATGCTAAGGAGTTTGTGttaggttgaaccatataaaATTGCCACTTTGTAGGTTACAAATGATTAGATGTGGGCCATTTCATAATGCTCACTCTAATACCCTTTTGAAAGATATTGAAAAGAAAGTGGGTAACGAGAATAGAAGATCAAAGATGGATGCCTAGAGAACAGCTGAGGAAAGGAGCCcacaaaacaaaggaagaaagtaagagtAATGTGCACCTATCATGTGTCAAGTGCTTTTCATGTCACCCTCATACCAACTCTTCAAGGGAGGTTCAATTATCActattttatagatagaaaatgagactcagagagagaggGTGACTCGCCCAAAGCCAGGAAGTTTTGGGGTGGCAGGGGTGAAATTTGAACCCAATCCCCTCTGGCAGGACCGGCTTCATGGACGTGCCACCTGCACGGGGAACCTGCACTTGGTTCTACTGCTGCTGCCTTGAGATTCTTAATAATTGTGTGGCAAGGGgctccacattttcattttatgctGGGCAcagcaaattatgtagctggacCTGCTGTCTGGAGCTAAAACTAATGCTTTTTCTCAGCATACAAACCACCTTCTAACCAGCCACAAAAGGGCactgttttttgtgtttgtttgtttggttgggttcccccccccccgctctgTGATCCACAGCACTTTGTAATTCCACTCTCAGTGCTTATCTTGTATTTAATCTGTGACCCAGACCAGATTAGGGCATGGGCAACTAGATTAGTTTTTGTGGCATGCTCATCTGTAAAGCCATGCTTATCATTGGAACAAACTGTCAAAATGTAAATCAGCCACCTCCAAATTACTGTCCttgaggagaaattttaaaacaaaacaacaaaactccTTTCTAAAGCAGACCTAGATCCCTAGTGAATTTGTCCGTGGCATCCACAAGCAGTAACCCTAAAATGAAAATCCATAGAACAGAGATTCTAAAACCATATAAGGTGTGACTAGCGCTGTGTAGCTAAGTGTGATCTTTTGTGTTACCTACACTGTAAGCCCTTCAGTGTGCCTCTAAGGAAGTTGTCTggttcaaaaaaaaatcaaagagagctagaaaaggaaggagaactACAGGAAAAGTGAACTGACTGGCTGATGTTTTCACAACACTGTCTCCATTTCACTTAGTGAAAATTAACTGAAGTTAATTTGTTTCTAATAATCAAAGTATTGATAGAAAATCTATTTCTCCCCCACTCCACTACATTGAAGTTAAACCTTTAAAGAACGTTGTTTGAAGGAATACCTGCCCAGGTGCCTGCCTGCTGTTCTATCCAGCCCTCATTGACTCAGATACCTGTGGAGTAGCTGTGGCTGGGTCGGGGCAGGAATGATTCTCTGTTCCAAACTATGACAACATCAAGAGAACTGGGCAGACATTTGAGATACTACCTCTTGGCACGTGAACAAAGGAAAGAGGGCCACGACCCTAACTACTCTCCCCAAAGCTCACCAGATGACTTGTCTTCATTATCATTGGCCAAAACTGGGCCATATGCAAATACCCCAACCAAACATCTTCATGGGCAATGTTGCCACCATGACTGACTTGGACCAATCAGGATCTGCCTGGATCCTGGATAGAATAGGAATGAAGCCAATCTCTGTGGCATATAGTACATGGGTCTACCTGACAAAATCAGGGCTTTGCCAGCAAGGATGAAGGGAGATGGATGTTGGGTGGGCCACCAACAGTGTCTGCTGTACCACATCGACTTAGATTGACAGGGCTTTATCAGGcagggagtctttttttttttttttcaatcttagcCTCTTAAAAAAGTTGTTGGAATTTTGGGAGGTGGCCAAGAATGGACTTTTCTAATCATTTGTCCATCTCCTTAAGGACAAACTGGATATTATTTTCCAAACATTAAGAACATCTTATTAAATTTAAGGGCCTAGGGCTATACAGATGAGTCTCCCTACTTGATGTTGTTCCTTTCAAACCTTCTGTTTATCCCATTTGGCAAAAACtaatccaagaaaaaaattttcccttgGACAGAACTCCCTGGTCATTCATTACACATTCAACTAACTACAATGCCCCTTCTCCAACCCCCTCACTCCTCAGTTCAACAAAGGGACTTATCCTAGCTATTTGCCAGACTCTCCCTATTTAATGCTTCTAATCCACTCTTATTTGCAGTAGTGTAAAATAATCTTCCCTTTAATGTTTAAGATGATTCATTACAgaattgtttgtaatagcaaaagattggaaataCCCTACATACCATCAATAAGGAACCAATTAAATAAACTG is part of the Kogia breviceps isolate mKogBre1 chromosome 7, mKogBre1 haplotype 1, whole genome shotgun sequence genome and harbors:
- the CCDC89 gene encoding coiled-coil domain-containing protein 89 — encoded protein: MLQEETALRMDTPPSEEPLDKQNKKLENQEEEMEFKELDGLREALANLRRLSEEEKSEKVMLYSRIQEQSQLICILKRRSDEALERCQILELLNTELEEKRMQEAEKLKAKSEQAQRLEERFMILAANHELMIRFKDEHKSQNIKLREENERLRMENDHLFSQALKDQEAKVLQLTDRSEALTEELESLKQRSAQEACQAQAREKKLLELCQSQQACAHTKDTEQLHSQLQSLRQQHQQAMERMAKAEQAHSQLNRELQARLQAVTCEKDELLQLSMERGKVLQNKQAEIRQLEEKLETADVARRHALERFEQEAVAVDSNLRVRELQRRVDGIQKAYDELRLQSEAFKKHSLDLLNKERELNAKLRHLFP